A single window of Ovis canadensis isolate MfBH-ARS-UI-01 breed Bighorn chromosome 15, ARS-UI_OviCan_v2, whole genome shotgun sequence DNA harbors:
- the LOC138420247 gene encoding olfactory receptor 5J3-like, with amino-acid sequence MASGQNHTAVPRFILLGLTDRADQKQLLFATFLLIYLVTLVGNLGLIDVIRASTTLHTPMYFLLSLLSFLDVCGSSLFTPRLLISFLTADQSISFEGCVVQMALMTLHGSGECVLLSIMAYDRFLAICPPLLYHSIVSKRLCVQLAGLTYTVGVFTSAVQTGNVFSLPYCGPNVIDHYFCDIPPVLQLACSDTTVANVILLIFSSLITVPTVSVILVSYAYILVTICRMRSLEAQRKAFSTCASHLTALCLFYGSVFLVYLQPNPESVSAYNKLLSVFYTIVIPMLNPPVYSLRNKDVKAAVLLRVLNLSRKRICQRGLRRP; translated from the coding sequence ATGGCCTCGGGACAGAACCACACCGCAGTGCCCAGATTCATCCTGCTGGGGCTCACAGACCGGGCAGACCAAAAGCAGCTCCTCTTTGCCACCTTCCTGCTGATCTACTTGGTGACTCTGGTGGGCAACCTGGGCCTCATAGATGTCATCCGGGCCAGCACCaccctccacacccccatgtacttcctcCTGAGCCTGCTTTCCTTCCTTGACGTCTGCGGTTCCTCCTTGTTCACCCCCAGGCTGCTGATCAGCTTCCTCACTGCTGACCAGTCCATCTCCTTCGAGGGCTGCGTGGTCCAGATGGCCCTCATGACCCTCCATGGATCTGGGGAGTGCGTGCTCTTGTCCATCATGGCCTATGACCGATTTCTGGCCATCTGCCCCCCTCTCCTCTACCACAGCATCGTATCCAAGCGTTTGTGTGTCCAGCTGGCGGGGCTCACCTATACTGTGGGGGTTTTCACTTCAGCAGTGCAGACAGGGAATGTCTTCAGCTTGCCCTACTGTGGTCCAAACGTCATTGACCATTACTTCTGTGACATCCCCCCTGTACTCCAGCTGGCCTGCTCAGACACCACTGTGGCCAACGTCATCTTGCTCATCTTTTCCAGCTTGATCACTGTCCCCACAGTCTCAGTCATCTTGGTCTCTTACGCCTACATCCTGGTCACCATCTGTAGGATGAGGTCCCTGGAGGCCCAGCGCAAGGCCTTTTCCACCTGTGCCTCCCACCTCActgccctctgccttttctatggGTCCGTGTTCCTTGTGTATCTCCAACCCAACCCGGAAAGTGTTTCAGCCTACAACAAGCTCCTCTCTGTGTTCTACACCATCGTGATCCCCATGCTGAACCCGCCGGTCTACAGCCTAAGGAATAAAGATGTCAAGGCTGCTGTGCTCCTAAGGGTTCTTAACCTAAGCAGAAAGAGAATTTGTCAGAGAGGCCTCCGAAGACCATAG